Proteins encoded by one window of Longimicrobium sp.:
- the yihA gene encoding ribosome biogenesis GTP-binding protein YihA/YsxC — MRIKSVEFAGAIGQLGQAPPESARGMPQVAFSGRSNVGKSSLINRLLGRTRTAIARVSQQPGKTQEINFYHVRSDLGDFFLVDLPGYGYARVPDALRKKWEGVIHGFISTAKDLAGVVQLIDLRTGPSPDDLRSVDYLAELGIPVLFAFTKADKLNKTKREEQFAAAVRKLDITPDQAIAFSALNGEGRDELLETLGALLFPAPDEAAETPEPGGDEGEGSALIPA; from the coding sequence GTGAGGATCAAGTCGGTCGAATTCGCCGGGGCCATCGGCCAGCTGGGGCAGGCGCCGCCCGAGAGCGCGCGGGGAATGCCGCAGGTGGCGTTCTCGGGCCGGTCCAACGTGGGCAAGTCGTCGCTCATCAACCGGCTTCTGGGGCGCACGCGAACCGCCATCGCCCGCGTATCGCAGCAGCCCGGCAAGACGCAGGAGATCAACTTCTACCACGTCCGCTCGGACCTGGGCGACTTCTTCCTGGTCGACCTGCCGGGCTACGGCTACGCCCGGGTGCCCGACGCCCTGCGCAAGAAGTGGGAGGGCGTCATCCACGGCTTCATCTCCACCGCCAAGGACCTGGCCGGCGTCGTTCAGCTCATCGACCTGCGCACCGGCCCGTCGCCCGACGACCTGCGCTCGGTTGACTACCTGGCCGAGCTGGGCATTCCCGTGCTGTTCGCCTTCACCAAGGCCGACAAGCTCAACAAGACCAAGCGCGAAGAGCAGTTCGCCGCCGCGGTGCGCAAGCTCGACATCACTCCCGACCAGGCCATCGCCTTTTCGGCGCTGAACGGCGAGGGGCGCGACGAGCTGCTGGAAACCCTCGGCGCCCTCCTCTTCCCGGCGCCGGACGAGGCCGCGGAGACGCCGGAGCCCGGCGGGGACGAGGGTGAGGGTTCCGCGCTGATCCCGGCCTGA